One Natrinema marinum genomic window carries:
- a CDS encoding PAS domain S-box protein: protein MDSTLDEVSLEITELSTLDSDAAVVPLDSDGVVTGWNDGARRLTGYDEGAILGSHYRTLFPPAARDSGRPNQLLERAQTDGTVEDNGWRIGAEERRLWARDIVATIGADGTIGDPIDAETDLRGYVWFVRDRTEEHERQRELREEKAFAENVFEAQPDIVYAFDAEGNYLEWNDRVPAVTGYSESELAEMTPLEFVAPADRERIDEAIQRALEGDEHVTVEADLLTKDGRRIPYEFNSARITDDEGNVLGFTGTGRDISERKARERALREEKAFTESLLEAQPDVLYAYDTEGNLIQWNGRFELAADYDLDDLDDIDPLTFIAPEDHEHISEAIERILEKGERVTAEGRVITEDGRRIPYEFNSARITDDEGNVLGYTGVGRDISERKARERELKRLERLNAVIRAIDETIVAAETREEIETAIVEEFAAADAYRFAAIGRVEPAARADGHAWDPEIWAGIDEPAADGVLASFVDPPADASGTSPFETRTVQRYRHLSESPIDEWRTDARERGYEAIAVVPIVAADRPTGALVVGADEASAFADREREVLQEFGGTIGHAINAMAVRRLLYMDTVVELEFESSDRGDSCIRMSALTGSTLSVDHVLPLTDEVFVYYLTVTGAAPERIREVARDDEAITESRLIDATDEESYWEIVVRGATITALLAEYGARLQSKTVRDGAGTLTVQVSPDANLRDLNDAVTSAYPETRLVSKRTIDRPVETWSDFRQRVESALTEKQRLALEAAYHGGYFEWPTRNSDAGEIADRLGIARQTFHQHLRVALAKLLSAYFRADE, encoded by the coding sequence GTGGACAGCACGCTAGACGAGGTCAGTCTCGAGATCACCGAGCTGAGCACCCTCGACAGCGACGCCGCCGTCGTACCGTTGGATTCGGACGGCGTCGTCACCGGCTGGAACGACGGAGCTCGACGACTCACGGGGTACGACGAGGGAGCCATCCTCGGCTCACACTACCGGACCCTCTTCCCGCCGGCCGCCCGCGACTCCGGTCGACCGAACCAGTTGCTCGAGCGGGCCCAGACCGACGGGACGGTCGAAGACAACGGCTGGCGTATCGGGGCGGAGGAACGCCGACTGTGGGCCCGCGACATCGTCGCCACGATCGGCGCGGACGGGACGATCGGTGACCCCATCGATGCCGAGACCGACCTGCGGGGGTACGTCTGGTTCGTTCGCGACCGTACCGAAGAACACGAGCGCCAACGGGAACTCCGCGAGGAGAAAGCCTTCGCGGAGAACGTCTTCGAGGCGCAGCCGGACATCGTCTACGCGTTCGACGCGGAAGGGAACTACCTCGAGTGGAACGACCGCGTGCCTGCGGTAACGGGCTACAGCGAGTCGGAGCTGGCCGAGATGACACCGCTGGAGTTCGTCGCCCCGGCGGACCGCGAGCGGATCGACGAGGCGATCCAACGCGCGCTCGAGGGAGATGAACACGTCACCGTCGAAGCGGATCTCCTCACGAAAGACGGCCGTCGGATCCCCTACGAGTTCAACAGCGCCCGGATCACCGACGACGAGGGCAATGTCCTCGGCTTCACGGGCACGGGCCGCGATATCAGCGAGCGAAAGGCCCGCGAACGGGCGCTGCGCGAGGAGAAAGCGTTCACCGAGAGCCTCCTCGAGGCCCAGCCGGACGTGCTCTACGCGTACGATACCGAGGGGAATCTGATTCAGTGGAACGGGCGGTTCGAGCTCGCGGCCGATTACGACCTAGACGACCTCGACGACATAGATCCGCTTACGTTCATCGCACCAGAGGATCACGAACACATCAGCGAGGCGATCGAGCGCATTCTCGAGAAGGGGGAGCGCGTGACCGCCGAGGGGCGAGTCATCACCGAGGACGGGCGTCGGATCCCCTACGAGTTCAACAGTGCCCGGATCACCGACGACGAGGGCAATGTCCTCGGCTACACCGGCGTCGGCCGCGATATCAGCGAGCGAAAGGCGCGCGAACGGGAACTCAAGCGCCTCGAGCGGCTCAACGCGGTCATCAGGGCGATCGACGAGACGATAGTCGCGGCGGAGACGCGCGAGGAGATCGAAACGGCGATCGTCGAGGAGTTCGCCGCCGCCGACGCCTACCGCTTTGCGGCCATCGGGCGAGTAGAACCTGCCGCGAGGGCCGACGGCCACGCCTGGGATCCCGAAATCTGGGCGGGGATCGACGAGCCGGCGGCCGACGGCGTGCTCGCGTCGTTCGTCGATCCGCCGGCCGACGCGTCGGGAACGTCACCGTTCGAAACCCGAACGGTCCAGCGATACCGCCATCTCTCCGAGAGTCCCATCGACGAGTGGCGGACCGACGCTCGCGAACGGGGCTACGAGGCCATCGCGGTCGTCCCGATCGTCGCTGCCGATCGGCCGACCGGCGCGCTAGTAGTCGGGGCCGACGAGGCGTCGGCGTTCGCCGACCGCGAGCGCGAGGTGTTACAGGAGTTCGGCGGCACGATCGGCCACGCGATCAACGCGATGGCGGTTCGACGGCTCCTCTACATGGACACCGTCGTCGAACTCGAGTTCGAGTCGAGCGACCGAGGCGACAGCTGTATTCGGATGTCGGCGCTCACCGGCAGTACGCTGTCGGTCGATCACGTGTTGCCGCTGACCGACGAGGTGTTCGTCTACTATCTCACCGTCACCGGGGCCGCTCCCGAGCGGATCCGGGAGGTGGCGAGAGACGACGAGGCGATCACGGAGTCCCGATTGATCGACGCGACCGACGAAGAGAGCTACTGGGAGATCGTCGTTCGCGGGGCGACGATCACCGCACTGCTCGCGGAGTACGGCGCGCGGCTCCAGTCGAAAACCGTGCGCGACGGCGCTGGAACACTCACGGTCCAGGTGAGCCCCGACGCGAACCTGCGCGACCTCAACGACGCGGTCACGTCGGCCTACCCGGAGACGCGCCTCGTCTCGAAGCGAACCATCGACCGGCCGGTCGAAACGTGGAGCGACTTCCGGCAGCGCGTCGAGTCGGCCCTGACCGAGAAACAGCGGCTGGCCCTCGAGGCGGCCTACCACGGCGGCTACTTCGAGTGGCCGACGCGAAACAGCGACGCCGGTGAGATCGCCGATCGGCTCGGCATCGCCCGCCAGACGTTCCACCAGCACCTCCGCGTCGCGCTGGCAAAGCTACTATCGGCATACTTCCGGGCCGACGAGTGA
- a CDS encoding D-aminoacyl-tRNA deacylase: MTALAIVESRADRASEHICEQLHEHADWERREDDTRPAADGGGTYYRTDGAVLRSFDDLHIELERPADAFDCDPDLLVFASRHSGDTGALLTGHFTGNFGPAEFGGEPDALADAAPNALVRLLEAFDEYAPEAYDVGMECTHHGPSDVGCPSLFAELGSGDEQWDDPAGAEAVARAILDLRDVDPHRERQIVGFGGNHYAPRFGRVVRETPWAVGHVAADWALEAMDHPTAHRDVLERAFEASDAEIALLDGDWPVLEETLETMDCRLVGETWLREVGDRPLELVDAVESELGAVEDGIRFGDRTAESIAVVDLPTELVTTAEGIDHEYVRTVVEAHTVAFATENGGSRVGSRAAVPVTVTEAEVENGSKLTGPRAAIVEGLAAVLESKFDAVRLEDDAVVATETAFDPERAREAGVPEGRKFGALAEGDPVTIDGETVSPERVHTERTRRFPF, from the coding sequence ATGACCGCGCTCGCGATCGTCGAAAGCCGCGCCGACCGCGCTTCGGAGCACATCTGCGAGCAGCTCCACGAGCACGCCGACTGGGAGCGCCGCGAGGACGACACCCGACCGGCGGCCGACGGTGGCGGCACCTACTATCGGACCGACGGGGCCGTCCTCCGCTCGTTCGACGACCTGCACATCGAACTCGAGCGTCCCGCTGACGCCTTCGACTGCGACCCCGATCTGCTCGTCTTCGCCTCGCGACACTCGGGCGACACGGGGGCGCTGCTGACCGGCCACTTCACGGGCAACTTCGGCCCGGCCGAGTTCGGCGGCGAGCCCGACGCGCTGGCCGATGCCGCGCCGAACGCCCTGGTCCGCCTGCTCGAGGCCTTCGACGAGTACGCTCCCGAGGCGTACGACGTGGGCATGGAGTGTACCCACCACGGCCCGAGCGACGTGGGCTGTCCGTCGCTGTTCGCCGAACTCGGCAGCGGCGACGAGCAATGGGACGATCCCGCCGGTGCCGAGGCCGTCGCCCGCGCCATTCTCGACCTTCGCGATGTCGACCCCCACCGCGAACGACAGATCGTCGGCTTCGGCGGCAACCACTACGCGCCCCGATTCGGACGCGTCGTCCGCGAGACGCCGTGGGCGGTCGGCCACGTCGCGGCCGACTGGGCGCTCGAGGCGATGGACCACCCGACGGCCCACCGCGACGTGCTCGAGCGGGCCTTCGAGGCCAGCGACGCCGAAATCGCGTTACTCGACGGCGACTGGCCAGTCCTCGAGGAAACCCTCGAGACGATGGACTGCCGGCTGGTCGGCGAGACCTGGCTGCGCGAGGTCGGCGACCGGCCCCTCGAACTCGTCGACGCGGTCGAATCCGAACTGGGTGCGGTCGAGGACGGGATCCGCTTCGGCGATCGGACCGCCGAATCGATCGCCGTCGTCGACCTCCCCACGGAACTCGTCACGACGGCCGAGGGGATCGACCACGAATACGTTCGCACCGTCGTCGAAGCACACACCGTCGCCTTCGCCACCGAGAACGGCGGGAGCCGCGTCGGTTCGCGGGCGGCGGTTCCGGTGACCGTCACCGAGGCCGAGGTCGAAAACGGCAGCAAACTGACCGGCCCGCGAGCGGCGATCGTCGAGGGACTCGCCGCGGTCCTCGAATCGAAGTTCGACGCCGTTCGACTCGAAGACGATGCCGTCGTCGCGACGGAGACCGCGTTCGATCCCGAACGTGCGCGCGAGGCCGGCGTTCCGGAAGGACGGAAATTTGGCGCGCTCGCTGAGGGGGACCCGGTGACAATCGACGGAGAAACAGTCAGTCCTGAGAGAGTTCACACCGAACGGACCCGTCGATTCCCCTTCTAA